A part of Deltaproteobacteria bacterium genomic DNA contains:
- a CDS encoding peroxiredoxin, which produces MAETMAVVQNEAPDFKATSVMEDGSVKEIKLSDYRGKYVVLFFYPLDFTFVCPTEIISMSDRIDEFHARNAQVMGVSVDSQFSHIAWRNTPRKKGGIGEIEYPLVSDLDKSISRSYGVLVEKPGIALRGLFIIDKLGKIRHITINDLPLGRNVDEVLRVLDAIQFNEKYGEVCPANWKQGEKGMKPDQAGLEKYAEANF; this is translated from the coding sequence ATGGCGGAGACAATGGCAGTAGTTCAGAACGAGGCCCCGGACTTCAAGGCGACTTCGGTCATGGAGGACGGCTCGGTAAAGGAGATCAAGCTCTCGGATTACAGGGGCAAGTACGTGGTGCTCTTTTTCTACCCGCTCGACTTCACGTTCGTATGCCCGACCGAAATAATATCGATGAGCGACAGGATAGACGAGTTCCACGCCAGGAACGCGCAGGTGATGGGGGTCTCGGTCGACAGCCAGTTCTCGCACATCGCCTGGAGGAACACCCCCAGGAAAAAAGGCGGCATAGGGGAAATAGAATACCCGCTCGTCTCCGACCTCGACAAATCCATAAGCAGGAGCTACGGCGTGCTTGTGGAGAAGCCGGGCATAGCCCTGAGAGGCCTGTTTATCATAGACAAGCTCGGCAAGATACGCCACATAACCATAAACGACCTCCCGCTAGGAAGGAACGTGGACGAGGTCTTGAGGGTGCTGGACGCGATCCAGTTCAACGAAAAATACGGCGAGGTCTGCCCGGCCAACTGGAAACAGGGAGAGAAGGGGATGAAGCCCGATCAGGCGGGGTTGGAGAAATACGCCGAGGCGAACTTCTGA
- a CDS encoding transcriptional repressor: protein MERIVRKYRGMGFKLTPQRLAILKFLEGNTSHPTAEDIYTEIKKRYPTVSFATVYNTIQALKERGEIMEVTIDPERKHFDPNPAPHHHIMCTGCGRIGDVFVDYSVSLKLPDEVTREFTTTGNHIDFYGLCNRCRLKQTN from the coding sequence ATGGAGAGGATAGTAAGAAAGTACCGGGGGATGGGTTTCAAGCTCACGCCGCAGAGGCTCGCGATCCTCAAGTTCCTGGAGGGGAACACCAGCCACCCCACTGCGGAGGACATCTATACCGAGATAAAAAAGAGGTATCCGACGGTCTCCTTTGCCACGGTCTACAACACCATCCAGGCCCTCAAGGAGAGGGGCGAGATAATGGAGGTGACGATAGACCCGGAGAGGAAGCATTTCGACCCCAATCCGGCCCCGCACCACCATATCATGTGCACCGGGTGCGGAAGGATAGGCGACGTCTTCGTGGATTATTCAGTGTCGCTTAAGCTGCCGGATGAGGTGACAAGGGAGTTCACCACCACAGGCAACCATATAGACTTTTACGGCCTTTGCAACAGGTGCCGTCTAAAGCAAACAAACTAA